A part of Phoenix dactylifera cultivar Barhee BC4 chromosome 2, palm_55x_up_171113_PBpolish2nd_filt_p, whole genome shotgun sequence genomic DNA contains:
- the LOC103706150 gene encoding ferredoxin--NADP reductase, leaf isozyme, chloroplastic translates to MASAAVTAAVSLPSSKSSSLALPTSRTSISTSERLSLHKTCLHPRSVSTAGKLVSIRAQVTTETPAKVQRVSKKDDEGVVINKYKPKEPYIGRCLLNTKITGDDAPGETWHMVFSTEGEVPYREGQSIGVIPDGIDKNGKPHKLRLYSIASSALGDFGDSKTVSLCVKRLVYTNEQGEIVKGVCSNFLCDMKPGAEVKITGPVGKEMLMPKDPNATIIMLATGTGIAPFRSYLWKMFFEKHDDYKFNGLAWLFLGVPTSSSLLYKEEFEKMKEKAPNNFRLDFAVSREQTNEKGEKMYIQTRMAQYAEELWGLLKKDNTYVYMCGLKGMEKGIDDIMVSLAARDGIDWSEYRRNLKRAEQWNVEVY, encoded by the exons ATGGCTTCTGCTGCAGTAACTGCTGCAGTGTCCCTCCCATCCTCCAAGTCCTCATCCCTTGCCCTGCCCACCAGTAGAACCTCCATCTCCACTTCCGAGAGGCTTAGTCTCCACAAG ACATGTTTGCATCCAAGAAGCGTGTCCACAGCGGGGAAGCTGGTCTCAATAAGAGCCCAGGTCACAACAGAGACTCCTGCCAAGGTACAGAGGGTCTCCAAGAAAGACGACGAGGGTGTCGTCATCAACAAGTATAAGCCGAAGGAGCCGTACATTGGGAGGTGCCTCCTTAACACCAAAATCACCGGCGATGACGCACCCGGAGAAACGTGGCACATGGTCTTCAGCACCGAGG GTGAGGTTCCATACAGAGAGGGACAGTCCATTGGTGTGATCCCTGATGGAATTGATAAGAATGGAAAACCACACAAGCTCAGGTTGTATTCAATCGCCAGCAGCGCTCTTGGAGATTTTGGTGACTCCAAGACA GTTTCTCTGTGTGTAAAGCGGCTTGTTTATACTAATGAGCAAGGGGAAATAGTGAAAGGAGTCTGCTCAAATTTCTTAT GCGACATGAAACCTGGTGCTGAAGTTAAGATTACAGGACCGGTCGGGAAAGAAATGCTTATGCCTAAGGATCCCAATGCAACTATCATAATG CTTGCCACAGGAACTGGGATTGCACCTTTCCGCTCCTACCTGTGGAAAATGTTCTTTGAGAAGCATGATGACTACAAG TTCAACGGACTAGCGTGGCTCTTCTTGGGAGTTCCTACAAGCAGCTCGTTGCTCTATAAGGAG GAATTTGAGAAGATGAAAGAGAAGGCACCAAATAATTTCAGGCTCGACTTTGCTGTGAGCAGAGAGCAAACAAATGAGAAGGGAGAAAAGATGTACATACAGACTCGTATGGCGCAGTACGCCGAGGAACTCTGGGGTCTACTCAAGAAGGACAACACCTATGTATATATGTGCGGACTAAAAGGAATGGAGAAGGGTATTGATGATATCATGGTATCCTTGGCTGCTAGAGATG GTATTGACTGGTCGGAGTACAGAAGGAACCTGAAGAGGGCAGAGCAGTGGAATGTGGAAGTGTATTAG